AGGAGAAACCGACCTATTTGAATAGATAACAACCAACACATCTAAACTAGCAAGGGGAGAAGCAAAGGAGGATGCCTTCACTCCGGTGTGGCTCGCCTTTATTACGAATACAGCACAACAACACAATGACctactcccccaccccagcatatGACTCAATATGGTTAATCTGACTCAACAATTTCCCCCCACTCCACATTCAAGCAAACCACACTGCAACCAACGAGAGGCATCCAACCAAGCCAATGGACCCTCCAATCTCTtgcaatgcaaacaaacaaataaaggacCAACCCCGTGATGCTGACACACAAACCCTGCACAACCACTACGCAATAGAATGAAAGATCAATATCCCCCatcactctccccctcctctttctccccccatTATATAATGCCTGTGACAACAGTGTCTCATACCAAATGTAAACAAATTGTGAATGAGACTCTATGAATCGAAAGTGAAGATGCTATATGTACTTTCCTTTGTTTGTTGCACAATACAATCTTCAATAAAAACTATTATGTTTGCCTGATATGGAGACCAATGAAAGCTGTTCTCACAATTCCTGCCTCTTCTCCCCTAGGAACTGGTGCTCGTCTCCGCAGTCCCGCCTGGTCACGTATATTGCTGTTTGCAAGACAGAGAAATATGTAATTAAGTCTCAGCAACCATGTCCAAATGGGACTCCAGATTGCCAGAAGATCATGTAAGGATGACAGCCTCTTTAATGGGGTTTTGTGATAACTTTGCCTGCACTATGAATATCCTGGAAttgggagacccctgttcccctcacattGCTACAGTGCCCAGGTTATTTGTTTCTAGAGATGCCTAGAGGGCAGAGAAAGGGCGTTGCAAGCTGGGTGTGATTCTTAGCCCAAGCCACTTGCACTTCCCTTATATGTGCAGAGGCTGTCGAGATGCTCCTAGAAAAATATCCCAACACTCCTATGATTCATAAAGAGATCGTTCAAGTTACCCAGAAAGAAGGATGGAAAGAGATCAGATGTGGGACCTCTCCTCTTGTGTGCTAGGGGTTGGTGTCATGGACCAGTTGGATGCAAAGGAATGGCGGGAGGAACCAGCTATGGAACTacaaagggaagaaggctcagagcccaaggaGTGTTGGGACAATGATGAGgggtcacagggagaagagaagactgggaagagcaGGTGTCAGAAACTGGAGGAGAAACAGGGCTTAGTTAGCTGGGGgagactgtggcagagagaaattgACAATTGCAGGTAGAAGCTGAcacagaggtggagggggggaggccaagaggcagtgatgagtCCCGGGTgactccccctcctgctgtgacaagctcccctcctcccatctcccagaaccagaagaggactgaaatgggcagagcagcaacagattgcatgcaggcgcagtctccaattgctttgggaaagccctggagaggaggggacttagatggctatggggaggcagggagtttcagtctcagcaactgtttACATGGAAGAAGACCGACAGGGACTGAATCACAGTGCTCATTAGACCTGATGCTCAGCTAAGCCAGCAGTGATCACGTTTTTGCTAATAAAGCGTTAACTTCAATTTTGAATTGCGGGTGATTTACCAACTGGCATATTTCTCTATGAAGAAGCCAGGGTATCAGTATACCTAATTTCATCATCTGAAATTTTGTTTGCCTGCTATCTCTCAAGTGTTTGCTTTCTTACCTCTAGGTACAGAGCGGCTTTGAAGCCAGTTTACCAGGTTAAACAAAAAGTCAAGAACATTTTGCATTGGAAGTGCTGCCCAGGCTACTTTGGCAAGAACTGTGAACATCATGGTAAGCAAGGCCCTAAGGTGAATGAATGTTAAGGCTGGACACAGCTGTAGGGATATCCCATAAAATATACTGGGGCACTTTATAGGATGCATCTAGTTTTTGCTGGGCATGCGCTAGGCTTGTTCAGTCgacctgggatgcgggtggcgctgtggtctaaaccacagagcctcttgggcttgccaatcagaaggtcagcggttcaaatccctgcaacagggtgagctcccgttgctctgtcccagctccggctattggttcgagtcctaccctccagagcaggagaaagcaagcttgctccatgttctgtgtggcagccctttagatatttgaagatagctatcatatcttctctctgtctcctctttaccaggctagtattacccattttgttttgtttttccatttctcatttctcaaatttagttttgttggtggtggtgttgtcAAGAAAAATCATAAAAATTGTCagcataataaacacattttatacaGTGTTGACTAATAATGCATGTTTTCAAGCAGTTACCCCTAATATAATGCGTATGGTTGTGTGATTTTCCCacaaaatatgtgcattttcataCACACTTTTCcacatatttttgcatttttgtcttCTTCTGGGAGAGTAGGGGATTGAGATTGGCAGAGGTTGGAGAAGTTGGCAaagttcctttattttattttattttaattttattgcatgGACCCTAGCCTATGTGCTCTGGTCTCATTCTGCCCCAACTgctgcaatatggggataatattggcctaccttacagggctgtcaCAAGGATTCTCAGAATGATTGTGAAGTGCTCTGAATACTCATAAAGCACCATACTGATGGtaattatgtttatttatatattaggTGCTATAATTCTAATGCACCAGCATGTCTGGAAGAAAGAGATTAATGTTAGGGATGCTTTATGAATCCAGACTCTACCTAAATGAAAAGAATACCCTCCCCACAGTGCTGAACTGCAAAAAGAGAATCATTGACTTGGCAAACTTAATTTGCAGATCCTAATTTTCTTCCGGTGTCCACCAATCAGCCAGAAagctgggaagaagaaagagaagagttCTCCAGCCAGAGTACGTTTTAATTCAATATATTGTTTCACCATTGGAATAATGCATCCCTTAAACCATTTATCCATCTGCATAACATTTCTTCATAGGATAGAATATTTTTGCAATGTACAGTGTTGGTCTATTATTCAATCAAAacatagctattattattattattattattattattattattattattattatgtgcaaTCATGTGTGTCTTACTTAGAAGTTAACTTCACTGAGTttagtgagacttactcccaggtaagtaagcatagggttgcagcctaacaGAGCTTTGCAAAAGGATGAGAAACTAATTCCCCAAATCTTCCTTAAGTTACTTGAACAACGGGTGTTTTAATGGTTCTCCCTGACATTTCTCCCGGGTCTATAGGActgggggttgggtggggggcagagtgGAGCAGGCAGCTGTTAGCTGCGTGCAAGGGTGCTCTGCAGTGTTTTCTAATGCTTTCCTCCAGGTAATGCTACCTTCCAGGCTGAGGTATGTTGTAAATGGTTTCATTTGTTCCTGCGCCTTTCCAACAAATGCCCTTTGTCGTTGGGATCAGGAGATATTGCAGAAGCCCAAGAAAGCCACGAAGCCCTGCTGGAAGATCTGCAGAACGATATTCACCAGGCCACGAGCAACTTGGGAGTCTTACAGAAGGTGCTTCATTATAACGGCAGCAGCACAAGGCGAGCAGCGAGCCACAACCAATCAGGTGAGAGGACAGCCACAAaaaggtgggcagagctgggtgcACAAGTCATTGATGGGCAGGACTCTTGACAAACTGGAGTGTGACTGAGGGCACGTTGCGTTGGGGATCTGGAAGCCAAGCCCTATGCAGAATGGTTGGAAGTGTTGTGCCTTTTGCTTGGAGAAGTTTAAGAGGAGGCATTTGTATTTGCAAGTTTTGACATACCACTTGCACTCATAGTCCTGGCTTCAGCCCATAACCACATAACAGGTGTGTTTACTTGTAAGTAAAGAGGTATActttaagtgttgttgttgttcagtcgttcagtcgtgtccgactcttcgtcaccccatggaccagagcacaccaggcacgcctatccttcactgcctcccgcagtttggccaaactcatgttagtagcttcgagaacactgtccaaccatctcatcctctgtcgtcccctgctccttgtgccctccatctttcccaacatcagggtcttttccagggagtcttctcttctcatgaggtggccaaagtactggagcctcaacttcaggatctgtccttctagtgagcactcagggccgatttccttgagaatggataggtttgatcttcttgcagtccatgggactctcaagagtcttctccagcaccaagTAGAGCAGCCTAAATGTACGAACTCAGCAGCTGGAAAAAGAGCAGGATAtagtcaagttacaggtaggtagccgtgttggtctgccatagtcgaaacaaaataaacaaattccttccactagcaccttagagaacaactaagtttgttcttggtatgagcttttgtgtgcatgcacacttcttcagaatgtatctgaaaaagtgtgcatgcacacgaaagctcataccaagaacaaacttagttggtctctaaggtgctactggaaggaatttgtttaggATAAAGTCAATATGTTCTTACAAGGCAAAGGAGCTGCAACAATAAATCCGGTCTGAGAGCAAGCACCAAGGTGCAGGAGTCAGAGAATAGCAGCAAGGGTCCAAAGACCGCATGGGAGCTGTGAAGTCGTTCCAGCAAGTTTTGCACCTTGGCCACGTggtctcttcctccccttctgaATCCTTGTCCTCAAGTGCCTTCCACTCCTGGTCTGAATCAAAGGTGCTCAGAGGGAACCATGACACAAAATTACTGGCCGTAAAAATCTGTTTCATAATCTCCTTCCCCAGCTCAGTCATCAAGCTCACTGTCTGAGCTTGGATCAGCCCGTTTTTCATGGGTtactgtgatgataaaatgggtgTGTGGATGTGTCGAGCACTTAAGTCACTCTGAGCTCACTGAAGGAAGGGTGGCAATTAATTGCATTACATAATAATTTGTGTGCTGCTTGCCCTGCCCTAAGTGTATTTGCTGGGGGAGTGCTTGAGCTGGCCTGAGCGTTCAGGATTGGATGAGCTATGATTCCATCATCGGCATctaatgattattattaattgtatttattaGTCACATTTTTCACAAAAAAGCGGCCCGAGGTGACGTACAAAATAGTATAAGCGTTAAAACCAAATATAAGAAACCAGAACAGAATAAAAACCTAGAACCATATATGTCCCATCCAAGTAAGAGGCCACAGATATCTAAAACCCTCCAACTTAGGGGCTGAGGGCCTGGTTTAAAAGAAATGTCTTGCCTGTGGCTGAAACTAAAGATGGCACCCTGTGTGCTTcctttgggagagcattccacaagcaaggagccaccactgaaaaggcccgttctcgtgccTTCTCCCTCAGAAGGGGCATGTGCAGAAGGGTCTCAGATAATGACCACAGAATCTGGTGTGGTTCATGTAGGGAGGCGTGGCCCTTGAACTATTGGGGTTCCTGAGTGGCATATGGTTTtataggtccaaaccagcacttttGGGTTGGCTTGGTCTAATTGGTACCCAATGCAGTTGTGCCACAATAAAGTGTTATCTTCTTGGACTGTCTTGCTCCAGCCAGCAGTGCGGccattgaattctgcaccagctgcagtttccaaattgACATCAAAGGCAGCCGCACAATTCTACAGGAATAACTGCCCATGTTACcttaattgttttttatttgtatttcagaAGTACAGGAGCAATTCCTCCAGCAAACACTCTTTCCCCATGTGCAGAGtttcctgaaggagcatttcaACCCAGTCTGGGCAAGCTTCAATAAAAGTCTACAGGATCTTTCTGCTGCCGTGAAAAATCTCTCAAAAAATGTTGAGGCCAATCGGAAAAGTATAGAGAAGTTCCAAGAAAGCACCGTGCCCAAGAAAGATTTTCAGGAGTTGGGAACGAAGTTTGAATCCAAGGTTCAAGCCAACATTTTGCGAGTGGACCACGTGAAGAGAGAAATAGAGAGTCATTTACACTCGCAGCAGGCAGCCTTACACTACAATCTCACCATGATCAAAGCAGATACTGATCTGAAGCTCAAGAGACACCAAAAGACACAACACTTCTATTTGTCAGCCTTAAACAGCAGCCTGGCAGACATGAGACAACAGCAAAACAAGCTTGAAGATGAGCTCAAGACTCTGAATAGAAATTTAGCAGTATACCCAGTACAATTTGGCAGCCAAAACGAGGCATTTATTGAGAGGGACATTCAGATCCTCAATGAGACCCTGGCAGCGCATGCTCAGCAGCTGACCAAAATTTTTGATGAGTCTGATGAGGACTACACAGAACTAACCGATTCCATTGCAAACTTGAAAGCCGCCTTGAAGCGTGACCTGGAGGAGTTCAGAGTTGATTTAATAGAGAAGAGTCTTATAATAGAGGAATACAGGGATGATCTGGAAAGGAAGATTCTTGCTCTCAACAACACTCTGTCCAATATTGAAGACGGCCACTGGGATCTAGAGAGGTCTCTGAAAGCATGTCATTGCGAAACACCATCTTCACACGTTGTTACAGAAGATCTAGCGAACATCACTCAGGTCAACAGAGAAGAAATAAAGCAACTTGAGGCACGCTTAAAGGATCTTAATGCAGCTTTCCCTATTATACACCAGGTTCTAGAAAGCCAACAGAAACAGAGTCAAAAGCTGGAAGGTGGCATGTCCCTCCTCAATTCTCATGCAGAAAAGCTGTCTGAAAATATTGGCATCCTGGAAAAAAATGACGAGAAGATGCACGGGCATATCAAATATCTCAACAGCTCTTTTAACTCTTTGTTGTTCGATGCAATGAGACATGAGCTAGCGCTAAAGGCCTTGCTTGGAGaagaaaacatggatatcttgttGGAAGAGGACTCAAGTCCTATAGAATTATCCATAGAGCAGCTTCAAAAGACTATCAGGCTAATCTCTGATGAACTCAAGGAGCAAAATTTTACGCTGGAATATCTTATGAAGACAATTCACTCTTTGGAGATGATGGATCATGGAGACAACCCCAATGTCCATATATCTCTTAAGCATCCTATGTTGGAAAGGGAAACAGAGGACACAGCACAGGAGGTTACCACCCAACGCAGTGGAGTGGAACACATGGAGCCAAACCATGAAGCTGCCATGGAGGATGCTCTGGATAACCCAGCGTATCACGATATCATGACTCTGAAGAAAGAGATTGGGCACCTCAGCAGGGAGATGCATAAATATAAGTTGCAGAGGGATCGTGCTCATTTCTGCTGTAATTACACCATAGCCAGCCTAGTGGAACCACTCGGTGGCTCAGTGGAGAATTTGAGGGAAGACCTTGCGTCAACCCAGCAAATCCTTGAAGAGCACCTGCAGATCTTTCAAAAGCTTTTTGGAAGCAACAAGGAATTAGCTGCTGCAAATGTAAGCTTGGATGTCACAAAGATTCAGTCGCTGGTGGGCAGGAGGATGAGGAAGCAGCTTCAAGAGGGGCAAAAAATGAGAGACAAGAAAGAATCCAGCAGTCGTAGGGAAGGTACCTTAAACGGAAGAAACAAGATACATGCAGAGATCCTGGAGACAGGTACGTTTCTTCCATCAACCCCCTATAATCTCATCATGATTCACCCACCTGAGGCTCTATAGATGTTTTGGACACCAGGCCCAGCCAGCTTGGGGAAGtttattatatttcaaatatttcttaACCACCCTCCATCAAAATGTTCCAGGGTGATGCAAAAGAAAAGTGTAAAtatttcatttacagtggtacctaggttgttaaacggcttggctcccgaacaaatcggctcccgaacactgcaaacttggaaggaagtgttctggtttgcaaacatttttttggaagctgaacttccgattgagtgcaaaaagctcctgcagctaattggaagctgggtcttggttttcaaatggttctggtagtcggactcccggaatggcttaagttcgacaaccaaggtcccactgtacatataaaagtatttatatactgccctcttGCAAAACATCAGGGTGGTGCACAACACCATAGATATATCTAAAAGCAATTTGATGCAGTTGTTGAAATGGTTGGGTGCACAAGGGGCAGCATAAAGGAAGTCTCCAAGAGATGCCTGCCGAATCTCTGCTGGAAGGGTGTTCAACAGCATGGGAAGGCCCAGTTAGAAAAGAACTAGTTCACAACCAttaacagctgctgccagtcagagtaggcagttGTGGGCTTGGCCAAGGGAGCCCTGGGACCCTCCgtgtgctgctggactccagctcccatcagccccagccagcatggccaatggtcaggaatgatgagagttggagtctagcaacatacAGTGGGCCAAAGATTCTCCCATCCCTGGCAGACAAATAATCTGACCTAGCATAAAGCAACTTCTTAAATTTCAATTGCATTAAAgcatatgatgttgttgttgatgatgataataccccacccatctggctgagttgccccagccactctgggcaacttcatGTCCACAGGAACTTCTAGATCTATTTCATATTTCCTTTCAGCCAACTCCACTCTTATTCTGAACTATTGATCAGGAAGCTTCTGAACTCCATTGAGCCAGTCCTGTCAATAATACAGAAGAGAACATTTAGTTCACTATGCTCTGAATTTTGACAGAACATGTCCTAACAAAGGCACAAGAGCCATTATGGTGCCAGCACTCTCTGAAGCTTAGCATCAAATTGAGCGTTTTCATTTTAAACCAGTGtttgcttggagtgtggaaagtagGTAATCCACTGCACAGGAAGAAAATAAGTCTTTAAAAAGTTGTTGAAATTCCCCCTTCTATAGAGTGCTGCTTTTGCCATGCCGTATGCTGGCAAAACTCTGCCAcaaaattcaatgggatttataaaGGGTTTACAAAAGGGCACATAAGATAGTCTTAGTAGGTTTCACAAATGGGGGCAAGGATAAAACTGAGTATTTTAAAGTCTTATCCTATCCAAACGAACCTTAATTTAGTTTCCACTTGAATTGTTTGGAACTACTGTATTTCCTGAAAGGGTGGCACGGCCAATTATGTAAACTGGTGTAGAAAATAACTCAGGGAGTTTGTGCTAAAGAGGCACGGATCTCAACAGTGGTTTCTTGAATTAGTTTGCTGGTTGAATTGCAGTGTAGCTCCATCTCCTGGCAGAAtagtgcttttgttttgttttccctgagCTGTAGTCTAGAAAGGTGCGTTTCAACGTTTTGACAACTGGGAAAACCTATACAAATTTGCAGAGCCAACCTGCAGATTTAGTAAGATGGTCTTGCTACCCCTCTGCCCCCCCAAAcatcccctcccttctcttcacCTAGTGGCAGCTATAACAAATGCACactaagagcccccccccccccaaaaaaactgattATCCTGTCAGTCGCCAACAGTGTGGCATGGTGCCATGGAATATGTAGTTTTTCCCATTACAGGAGCCCTTAGAGCAACTACTGCTCACATAAGCCTCAACACTTAGTCATGGAGGGAAAGAAAAATACCCCCACTTCCCAAAACACTCCCATCTTGCCTCATCCGAGTACCTGGCAAAGGGGGAATGTGGGGCAGGGGTGGCTTTGTAATGTGAGGAGGCGGCAGTGGCAAATCCAGGAATTCTCCAGCTGTACTCAATATCCAAGCAGGGAAAAATTTGGGGGAATGGGAGACTTACCTCATTTTTGAGATGGAAGCTCACTAAAACACCTGGCCTGGGAAACACTTGAAAGCATCTTGCCTGGTAAATTGGAAATGTTCTGGGACATTGGATAATTGTATGCACTGTATGTAAACTCTCCCTCTCCCCTATCTAGGTACATATGTGGCCTTTTATGTGAGGTATTTGGAAGCCAGAGGAGGGCTGAGCCTCAATGGAACATATCTTAATTATGGAGGGGGTTATTTCCCTGAACACGGCTACTTCAAGTCTCCTCATACTGGGGTTTACCTTGTTGCCATCAGCGTGGAGCTTGCACCAGGACCTGCCTTGGGGCAACTGGTCTTCAGCAACCGGCAAAGAATGACGCTCATCGACACCAAAAAGAGAAAGGCAAGTGGAGGCTCTCTGGCTACTTTTGCACTTGTGGAGCTCAAGAAGGGTGAGCTCATGTGGTTTGAACTGGTGCAGGGCACTGAAGCAAAGCAGAACCCAGCTGGATTAAGCATGGCTGGATTTCTGATATTCAAAACTTGAAAAAATAAAAGGTCCCAAAGTCATAAATGATACTTTGCTATACACACACGGCTGACCTGTACTAGTCCAAAGATGGAGTTTTGCTGTGTGCAGTTTTAAATGTAGTCCCAGCCCTCGATTCGCCTCAGTGCTGCTTCCTAGAAATAGTTCAGTCGTTGCTTAGCAGTGTCACAAATGAAGGAAGAAATGGAGTTTGTATGTTACAAAGGCTTTATGAAAGACATTAGAGCAAGGAAGGGTCACTTGTGGCCTTCAGCTGCTGCTGAACTCCCAACTCTTCTTGGCTCTAGCCATGaccagtcagggattatgggaaataTCAGGAAGCCCCAGGTTTTCCCCGCTCCATCCCTTTGATAGTTTATCATGCATTTGATTCTATTCTTCCTCAGACTAAAAATTCTCCCTCTCGTCTCATAGCCAGTGAAGAATGAACAATGTTTTATAAATAAGTTTCCAGTGGAAAATCAATcatgtcatttttttatttaaaaaaaatccaggacAGGCCCTCCTACATAAAAAGTGGCATGGCACCATTCTCTGTCACACTAGCAATATCAGAAATCACACAGGAGGGACTTTCAGATGAACAAAATGAGGCATTTCTAAAGTGTTATGAAATTATGGTGTCTATGCTTAGAGAACTGTATCACTTTGCGTACATTCTCAATAAATACTTTGTTTTGTACACCTGGCTGTAGTTTTGCTTTGCACATTTTAATAGTTCAAATGCAGGAATCATAAAACTTCCACTGATAAGTGTTTAAcccagtttcatgtagatgcgCAAATACTGGACATCAAATGATTATTTCAAGGCCAAATTATTGTGAATAAAACTCCTCATAGGCATGATTCCAGCTAAGTTCCAAAACTGCAGAAAGATAAATGTGAATATACATTATCTGTATGTACTTTGATAAAACTAAActatgtgtgtggtttgttttataAAAGCTACAGAAAAAGGTTCAGCAGACAGGGGAATCCTAAGGTTTATGCGCGTATGTAATGCACAACTTGAGGTAAGCGGTCTCACATGCTACAGGGGAGATTGAAGAACAAAACAGAGGAAGGGGGTAACATTTTTAGCAGCAGCCTGATGTTGTGTATGAAGTATAATTCTGCACTGAGATTCAACAGATTTTCTTGTAGAATGGTGGAGGGAAACTTCTCACAAGGTATTTTGGACTCTGGTTTGAACACATGGGAGTGCACATTGTTGCAATTATGAATGGCctgttttactttaaaaatacGCAGAACCAGTTAAATGATCAATGCCTGGGGCCCCACTTTTGGTGCATCTGAAAAGTTACCAGGAAAGACTGAAGTAAGGAAGCAATTTGAGTATTATTTtgtatagttgtaccttggatcccaaacgccttggtatttGGAAGTTTTGgttcccgaacaccgcaaacccgcaagtgagtgttccagtttgcgaacgttctttggtgCCTGAACATCTgatggagcttcctgcagccaatcagaagccgtgctttggtttcgaacattttggaagttgaacggactccgtttgacttccaaggcacgactgtacttCAGTACAAATTACTTGTGAGACATGATCTTCAGCACTGACTTTAAAGGCAAAGCATACAACCATGTGTGCGGATGTTTGATCACCAATA
The sequence above is drawn from the Lacerta agilis isolate rLacAgi1 chromosome 5, rLacAgi1.pri, whole genome shotgun sequence genome and encodes:
- the MMRN2 gene encoding multimerin-2 — translated: MIAKVFLLCGTLVLAESDLHSRHPGHPDHKQRPQDRKMLTDPQPSSQPEEYWEKEHVREEALHPAATTGTDDVKDYDDAKDHQPHHENWCSSPQSRLVTYIAVCKTEKYVIKSQQPCPNGTPDCQKIMYRAALKPVYQVKQKVKNILHWKCCPGYFGKNCEHHDPNFLPVSTNQPESWEEEREEFSSQRDIAEAQESHEALLEDLQNDIHQATSNLGVLQKVLHYNGSSTRRAASHNQSEVQEQFLQQTLFPHVQSFLKEHFNPVWASFNKSLQDLSAAVKNLSKNVEANRKSIEKFQESTVPKKDFQELGTKFESKVQANILRVDHVKREIESHLHSQQAALHYNLTMIKADTDLKLKRHQKTQHFYLSALNSSLADMRQQQNKLEDELKTLNRNLAVYPVQFGSQNEAFIERDIQILNETLAAHAQQLTKIFDESDEDYTELTDSIANLKAALKRDLEEFRVDLIEKSLIIEEYRDDLERKILALNNTLSNIEDGHWDLERSLKACHCETPSSHVVTEDLANITQVNREEIKQLEARLKDLNAAFPIIHQVLESQQKQSQKLEGGMSLLNSHAEKLSENIGILEKNDEKMHGHIKYLNSSFNSLLFDAMRHELALKALLGEENMDILLEEDSSPIELSIEQLQKTIRLISDELKEQNFTLEYLMKTIHSLEMMDHGDNPNVHISLKHPMLERETEDTAQEVTTQRSGVEHMEPNHEAAMEDALDNPAYHDIMTLKKEIGHLSREMHKYKLQRDRAHFCCNYTIASLVEPLGGSVENLREDLASTQQILEEHLQIFQKLFGSNKELAAANVSLDVTKIQSLVGRRMRKQLQEGQKMRDKKESSSRREGTLNGRNKIHAEILETGTYVAFYVRYLEARGGLSLNGTYLNYGGGYFPEHGYFKSPHTGVYLVAISVELAPGPALGQLVFSNRQRMTLIDTKKRKASGGSLATFALVELKKGELMWFELVQGTEAKQNPAGLSMAGFLIFKT